GCGCGAGATGCCGGCTTCCTCCAGGAACTGGTACATGATGTCCACGTGGCTGCGCTCACCCGACAACTCTTCCAGGAAGTTCTCCAGCACCACGTCCGCCAGCCCCTGTTCCCGGTTCGCCACCGCGTTGACCGCCATGTAACCGAAGTAGATGGGGTTGGTGCGCACGCGCAGATAGTGCTGCACCTCCCCCAGGACGATCTGTTCCCGGGTCCACCGGTGGTCGACGATGCCCTTGAACCAAGGGTGCTCCACCATTGGCACCTGGTTTGCGTAATCCCACAACTCGTCGATGAACTGATCGGCGGACGTCATGGCGACACCTCCTTGGCGGGATTGATCCGACCCATGTAAACGAGCATACTCGTAACAGGGGGCCAATCCAATACCGGCGGCGACTGTCATCGTGGACGGAGGACGGTAGCTGCCGAAGAAGCCGACGACGGCCCAACGCGCAGGAGCAGAGACATGCCTTGGTGGGGCTGGTTGAGTCTGGGAATCGTCTTGATGGGCGTGGAGCTGACGGCTGTCGACGCGGCGTTCTACCTGATCTTCGTCGGGGCCGCCGCGGTCCTGGTGGGGGTCATCGGTCTGGCGGGTCTGGAGCTGCCCGTTTGGGGTCAGTTGTTGGCATTCGCGATCCTGGCGGTGGTGTCCATGGTGTGGTTCCGGGGGAAGCTCTACGACCGGATTCGCGGCGGTCTGCCGGGCTTCGAGTACACGGTGGCCGGCCGGATCGTATCGGTGGGTGAAGACGTGCCTCTCGGCGCACAGACCCGGGTCAGCTTCCAGGGCACGCAGTGGACCGCGGTCAACGTGGGCTCGACGCCGATTCTGGCGGGCGCCCAGGCGCGGGTGGTGGGGAGAGACAGCCTGAATCTGTCCATCGAGGGGCTGCCGGGCGACAGGGTGAACGAACCCGAGGAAGGA
This genomic interval from Deltaproteobacteria bacterium contains the following:
- a CDS encoding NfeD family protein; its protein translation is MPWWGWLSLGIVLMGVELTAVDAAFYLIFVGAAAVLVGVIGLAGLELPVWGQLLAFAILAVVSMVWFRGKLYDRIRGGLPGFEYTVAGRIVSVGEDVPLGAQTRVSFQGTQWTAVNVGSTPILAGAQARVVGRDSLNLSIEGLPGDRVNEPEEGK